The Polynucleobacter sp. MWH-UH2A DNA segment CCCATTACCATCCATAATGATCGCCACGTGGCGAGGAATGGAGCTGACTTCTGGTATCGCTTGCGTTGAACTGAGGTGTTGAGTCATAAAAAGTGAAACTCAATACGGCTAAACCGTCATGATCTCTTTTTCTTTTTCAGAGATGATTTTGTCTATTTCAACAACAGCTTTGTCTGTCATCTTCTGAATTTCGTCAGTAGCGCGACGCTCTTCATCCTCGGAAATTTCTTTATCCTTAGTTAAGCGCTTTAAGTGCTCATTGGCATCGCGACGTAAGTTACGCACAGCAATTTTGGCGTCTTCGCCTTCACCCTTCACTACTTTAGTGAGCTCACGACGACGCTCTTCTGTTAAAGCTGGCATGGGTACACGAATCACTGTGCCTTGCGAGGCAGGATTCAATCCCAAATCAGAATCACGAATAGCCTTTTCCACAACAGCAACCATGGTCTTCTCAAACGGCTGCACATTAATCGTACGGGCATCCGCTAAACCCAAGCTCGCCACCTGACTCAATGGGGTTGGGTTGCCGTAGTACTCCACTTGAATGTGCTCCAAAATGCCTGGATTGGCGCGCCCCGAACGAATCTTTGCAAGACTTGTCTTCAAAGATTCAAGGGACTTTTGCATCTTCTGATCGGTATTGGTTTTAATTTCTACTGCAGACATCTGGCCTCCTATTAAACGTGCACCAAAGTACCTTCAGGCTCACCTTGCACTACACGCATTAGCGCACCTGGCTTGAGTATTGAAAATACTTTGATTGGTAATTTTCTGTCACGGCACAATGCAAATGCAGTGGCATCCATAACTTGTAAGTTTTTAATTAATGCTTCATCAAAGGTGATGGTTTTATATAGCGTTGCCGATGGATCCTTCACTGGATCAGCACTGTAGATACCATCCACCTTAGTTGCTTTCAGCATCACTTCCACACCCATCTCGGCGCCACGCAAAGCAGCGGCGGTATCGGTTGTAAAGAATGGATTGCCAGTTCCTGCGGCAAAAATAACAACCTTACCCTCACCCATTGCTCGAATCGCACGTGGACGAATGTACGGCTCAACTACCTGATCCATTCTTAATGCAGATTGAACACGGGCCTCAACGCCTTTTTGGCGTAATGCATCTTGTAAAGCAAGTGAATTCATCATAGTTGCCAACATACCCATGTAATCGGCTGTTGCGCGATCCATGCCGGCAGCACCACCCGCAACACCGCGGAAAATATTTCCTCCGCCGATCACAATCGCTAATTCAACCCCACTGTTCACTACTTGAGCAATTTCAGAAACCATGGCATCAATGGTGACCGGGTTGATGCCAAAAGCATCATCCCCCATCAGGGCTTCACCAGATAATTTGAGGAGGACGCGTTTGTAGCCTGGCATATGTATTTTCCGTAATTTGCCAAGTAATTTTCATACTTAGCTTATTGATCTTTAAGCACTTTTGATTACTGACCTGAATTATAAATGGCTTAGGGACAAGCAAAGAAAAGGGCACAGAAACTAAGGTTTCTGTGCCCATGAGGCTAGACCAATCGGGGCAAGCCCGAAAAGGACTAATTAGGCAGTCGCTTTAGAGGCGGCAGCCACTTGGGCAGCCACTTCAGCAGCAAAATCGTCTTGACGCTTCTCAATGCCCTCACCCACAACAAACATCGTGAATCCCTTCACGCTGGTATTGGCAGCTTTCAGCATTTGCTCAACGGTTTGCTTATCGTTTTTAACGAAAGTTTGATTCAAGAGAGATACCTCTTTGAGGTACTTCTGAATAGAACCCTCTACCATCTTCTCAACGATTTCTGGTGGTTTGCCAGATTCAGCAGCCTTTTGAACAGCAACGCTACGCTCAATTGCGATGGACTCAGCTGGAACATCTGCAGTAGACAAAGCCACTGGCTTCATTGCAGCAATGTGCATTGCTACGTCCTTTGCAGCAACTTCATCACCATCAAACTCAACCATCACGCCGATACGAGTGCCGTGGAGATAAGAAACCAACTTATTGCCACCAGCAAAACGCTTGAAGCGACGTGGCATGATGTTCTCACCAATCTTACCGATCAAGGCGCTACGCACTTCGTCAACAGTAGAGCCATTCAAAGGCAATGCCAATAAAGCAGCAACGTCAGCAGGATTCTTTTCAGCTACCAACTTTACGCAGTCGTTTGCAAAAGCCAAGAAATCATCATTCTTTGAAACGAAGTCGGTTTCGCAATTCACTTCCAACAAAGCACCAGTAGTGCCATTGATAGATGAAGCAACGATACCTTCAGCAGTTACACGAGATGCAGCTTTACCAGCTTTGCTACCAAGCTTTACACGCAGAATTTCTTCTGCACGAGCCATATCACCATCAGCTTCAGTCAAAGCCTTTTTGCACTCCATC contains these protein-coding regions:
- the frr gene encoding ribosome recycling factor — protein: MSAVEIKTNTDQKMQKSLESLKTSLAKIRSGRANPGILEHIQVEYYGNPTPLSQVASLGLADARTINVQPFEKTMVAVVEKAIRDSDLGLNPASQGTVIRVPMPALTEERRRELTKVVKGEGEDAKIAVRNLRRDANEHLKRLTKDKEISEDEERRATDEIQKMTDKAVVEIDKIISEKEKEIMTV
- the pyrH gene encoding UMP kinase, giving the protein MPGYKRVLLKLSGEALMGDDAFGINPVTIDAMVSEIAQVVNSGVELAIVIGGGNIFRGVAGGAAGMDRATADYMGMLATMMNSLALQDALRQKGVEARVQSALRMDQVVEPYIRPRAIRAMGEGKVVIFAAGTGNPFFTTDTAAALRGAEMGVEVMLKATKVDGIYSADPVKDPSATLYKTITFDEALIKNLQVMDATAFALCRDRKLPIKVFSILKPGALMRVVQGEPEGTLVHV
- the tsf gene encoding translation elongation factor Ts gives rise to the protein MAAITAAMVGELRAKTDAPMMECKKALTEADGDMARAEEILRVKLGSKAGKAASRVTAEGIVASSINGTTGALLEVNCETDFVSKNDDFLAFANDCVKLVAEKNPADVAALLALPLNGSTVDEVRSALIGKIGENIMPRRFKRFAGGNKLVSYLHGTRIGVMVEFDGDEVAAKDVAMHIAAMKPVALSTADVPAESIAIERSVAVQKAAESGKPPEIVEKMVEGSIQKYLKEVSLLNQTFVKNDKQTVEQMLKAANTSVKGFTMFVVGEGIEKRQDDFAAEVAAQVAAASKATA